One Formosa agariphila KMM 3901 genomic window, TAGATTTAAAAAACCGAAAATAGATTATGTCAGCACACGCAGATACTCACGCACACGACGACGACCACGGACATCATCAGCAAACCTTTATCACGAAATATATATTTAGTACAGATCATAAAATGATCTCTAAACAATTCTTGATAACGGGTGTATTTATGGGGGTTATTGGAATCCTTATGTCTATCATGTTCCGTATACAAATTGCTTGGCCTGAGCAACCTAATGTTTTATTTGAAGCATTATTAGGTAAATGGGCACCAAACGGTGTTATGGATGCCGATATTTATTTAGCATTAGTTACTATACATGGTACCATAATGGTATTCTTTGTATTAACAGCAGGTTTAAGTGGAACATTTAGTAACTTATTAATTCCGTTGCAAATTGGTGCACGAGATATGGCCTCAGGATTCCTAAACATGGTATCTTACTGGTTATTCTTCTTGTCTAGTATCATTATGTTATCATCTTTATTTGTTGAAGCAGGACCAGCAGCAGCAGGTTGGACAATCTATCCGCCGCTATCCGCTTTACCAATGGCACAAGGTGGTTCTGGAATGGGGATGACACTTTGGTTAGTATCTATGGCTATCTTTATTGCTTCATCTTTAATTGGCTCTCTTAACTATATTGTTACAGTACTTAATTTACGTACTAAGGGAATGTCTATGACAAGATTACCGCTTACTATCTGGGCTTTATTTGTTACAGCAATTATTGGTGTTGTATCTTTCCCAGTATTACTATCTGCGGCTTTATTATTAATTATGGATAGAAGTTTTGGAACATCATTCTTCTTATCAGATATATTTATTCAAGGTGAAGTTTTACATTACCAAGGTGGTTCTCCGGTTTTATTCGAGCACTTATTCTGGTTCTTAGGTCACCCTGAAGTTTACATTGTAATTTTACCTGCAATGGGATTAGTGTCAGAAATTATGGCTGCAAACTCACGTAAACCTATTTTTGGTTACCGTGCCATGATTGCTTCAATCTTAGCTATTGCTTTCTTATCTACAATTGTATGGGGGCACCATATGTTTGTTTCTGGAATGAATCCTTTCTTAGGTTCTGTATTTACATTTACAACATTATTAATTGCAATTCCATCTGCTGTAAAAGCTTTTAACTGGATTACTACAATCTGGAAAGGTAATATTCAGATGAACACTGCCATGTTATTCTCTATTGGTTTCGTATCTACTTTCATTACTGGAGGTTTAACAGGAATTATTTTAGGAGATAGTGCTTTAGATATTAACGTTCATGATACATATTTCGTAATTGCTCACTTTCACTTAGTAATGGGTATATCTGCACTTTACGGTATGTTTGCTGGAATTTACCACTGGTATCCAAAAATGTTTGGACGTATGATGAATAAAAACTTAGGTTATATTCACTTCTGGGTAACTGCAGTTTGTGCGTATGGTGTATTTTTCCCAATGCACTTTATTGGAATGGCAGGTTTACCAAGACGTTACTATACTAACTCTGCGTTCCCATTATTCGATGATTTAGCCGATGTAAATGTTGTAATTACCGTTTTTGCAATTATTGGAGCAACGTTCCAAATTGTATTCTTATACAACTTCTTCTCTAGCATGTTTATCGGGAAGAAAGCAACACAAAACCCTTGGAAATCGACTACATTAGAGTGGACTACTCCAGTAGAACATATCCACGGAAACTGGCCAGGAGAGATTCCTACAGTACACCGTTGGGCTTACGATTACAGTAACCCTGGACACGATGTAGATTTCGTGCCTCAGAATGTTCCTATGAAAGAAGGAGAAAAAGAATTACATCACTAAAAGTAATTTATAAACATATTAAAAAGCCTTTTCATTTCTTTTGAAAAGGCTTTTTCTGTATATTTTAAATTCTTAATTTTTACTATGAAAAAGTTTTTAACTGTTATCGGTGTTGTATTTATTATTGGTGTGTATGCCTACGATCAGTATTTAAAAAATGATGATTTTAATACAACCGATACATATGCTCCCGAAGATGATTTTCGTAATAAAAAAGAGAATACCTATTACTTACCTACATCAACTACAGGTGCTATTGTTTTTCATAACAATTATACTTTATCTTATAACGAAGCGCATGAACAAGCCGAGTGGGTTGCTTATATGTTGAAGAAATCGGACATCGTGTATACCAAACGTAAACGTCCTTATTTTAATGAAGACAAAGCCGTAAAGACAAAATCCGCAGATTGGAGAAGTTATAAAAATTCAGGTTATGATCGAGGACACTTATGCCCAGCTGGTGATCGTAGGAAGACTATCAATTCTTATAACGAAACTTTTTTAACAAGTAACATATCTCCTCAAGATCATGATTTTAATGCCGGTATTTGGAATGATTTGGAACAACTGGTACGTACTTGGGCAAAATCTTATAACGATGTCTATGTTGTTACTGGAGGTGTTTTAAAAGGTAACCTTAAAACTATAGGAAAAGACCAAGTTTCAGTCCCTGATTATTTTTATAAGATTATCTTTAAGGATCAAGGCGATACATCTAAAATGATTGGATTTATTATTCCTAACCGTCCTAATGAAACGCAGGCTTTACAAAGTTATGTGGTTTCTGTAGATTATATAGAGTCACAGACCGGGATAGATTTCTTTCCGAAATTAGATGATGCATTAGAAATTAATTTAGAACGTGCAGCTTCTACCAAAGGGTGGCGTTTTAGATAATTAGTTAAATTCTTTTATTCGACTTAAATATTGATTTACTTTACTTTTTTATAAAATATGAACGAAAACTTGAATCCAGAAAAAGAACATTTCTCATCAGAGGAAATGGATGTTGAAAAAGCATTAAGACCCTTGTCGTTCGATGATTTTGCTGGACAAGATCAGGTTTTAGAAAATCTAAGTATTTTTGTTGAAGCGGCGAATCGTCGTGGCGATGCTTTAGATCACACGCTTTTTCATGGTCCTCCAGGACTTGGAAAAACTACTTTAGCGCACATCTTAGCTAACGAACTTGGCGTAGGAATAAAAGTTACCTCAGGCCCTGTATTAGATAAACCTGGCGACTTAGCAGGTTTGTTAACGAACCTCGATGAACGTGATGTTTTATTTATTGATGAAATTCATAGATTGAGTCCTATTGTAGAAGAATATTTGTATTCGGCCATGGAAGACTACAAAATTGATATTATGATTGAATCGGGACCCAACGCAAGAACCGTTCAAATTCATTTAAACCCTTTTACACTTATAGGAGCAACAACACGGTCTGGTTTATTAACGGCACCCATGCGTGCGCGTTTCGGAATTAGTAGCCGATTGCAATATTATTCAACTGAATTATTGTCTACCATAGTACAACGTAGTTCAGAAATATTAAATGTTCCTATGGATATTGATGCCGCTATAGAAATTGCAGGTCGTAGCCGCGGAACGCCGCGTATTGCTAACGCACTATTAAGACGGGTCCGGGATTTTGCCGAAATTAAAGGTAATGGAACCATCGATTTAGCAATTGCAAAATTCGGATTAAAAGCACTAAATGTAGATGCTCATGGTTTAGACGAAATGGATAATAAAATTTTAACAACTATTATCGATAAGTTTAAAGGTGGGCCAGTAGGAATTACTACCCTAGCAACAGCCGTTAGTGAAAGTGCCGAAACTATTGAAGAAGTTTACGAACCCTTTTTAATTCAGCAAGGGTTTATAATGCGTACACCAAGAGGTCGTGAAGTTACAGAAGCGGCTTATTTACACTTAGGTCGTACTAAAGGTCCAACTCAAGGCGGATTATTTTAAAACCCTATCTTAATCTCTCCAAAATGGAGAAACGGTTGTAAAATCTATGTTGATTTTTTTATTTTATAACTCAGTGTAAGAATTAAATATTGAACATTAAAGCTAAAAATACATCACTAATTAAAACCGAAGCCAAACGCCTCGGTTTTTTGTCTTGTGGTATTAGTAAAGCTGAATTTCTAGAACTTGAAGCACCAAGATTAGAGCGTTACCTTAATCAAAATTTCCATGGTGAGATGGATTACATGGAACATCATTTCGATAAACGCTTAGATCCTACAATACTGGTTGAAGGATCTAAATCTGTGATTTCTTTATTGTTGAATTATTATCCAAATAAACTTCAACAGGAGGATACTTATAAACTCTCTAAATATGCTTACGGGAAAGATTATCATTTTGTAATAAAAGAAAAACTCAAGGAATTACTCCATACTATAGAATCTGAAATTGGAGCTGTAAACGGTCGGGCTTTTGTAGATTCTGCACCTGTTTTAGACAAAGCCTGGGCTGCCAAATCAGGTTTAGGGTGGATTGGTAAACACAGTAATTTACTAACGCAGCAAGTCGGTTCTTTCTATTTTATAGCCGAATTGATTATAGATTTAGAATTAGAATATGATGGCGCAACCACAGACCATTGTGGTACGTGTACTAAATGTATAGACGCATGCCCAACCGATGCTATTACAGAGCCCTATGTTGTAGATGGTAGTAAATGTATTTCGTACTTTACTATAGAATTAAAAGATCAACTTCCCGAATCAGAGAAAGGTAAATTTGAAGATTGGATGTTTGGTTGCGATATTTGCCAAGATGTTTGTCCGTGGAATCGATTTTCTCAACCACATAAGGAACCTCTTTTTAATCCGCATCCTGAACTACTAGAAATGAGCAAAAAAGATTGGGAAGAAATTACAGAGGACATTTTCCGAAAGGTGTTTCAAAAATCGGCAGTTAAACGCACAAAATTCACGGGGTTAACACGTAATATTGATTTTTTGAAATAATATATATGTGTGTTGAAAGTTTAAAAAAATAAATCGACTAAATTCTGATAAAAAAGAAACCATGAAAATATCATATAGCCTTTTAGGTTTATTATTAGCATTAAGTGTAATTGCTTGCAAGGACGCACCAAAACAAGACGTATCCACTCCACAACAAGAAGAAACAGTTGCTTCTGCAGCATATCCTATTCCAAACACATGGATTGAGAAACGCGTTGCATCAGCTAATAAAAGACTCAATGCTACAGAAGCAGGTCAAGTTTTATGGCGTGCCATGGAAGCTCATGGTGGTTTAGAAAAGTGGTATTCTAATGGCTATTTTTCTTTTCATTTCGATTACAGACCATTAAACGGAAAAGGTGTTCGAGATTCGTATCAAACTATAGATACGTGGAGTAATAAAGCACGACATAATAGCATCACAGATCCAGAAAATATTTATGGCTGGGATGGCGAAGTTGCTTGGGTAAAAGCAAAAGATAGTACATCATTTACTTACGATACGCAGTTTTGGGCTTTAACACCAATATACTTTTCAGGACAACCTTTTGTATTAGACGGAGAGGGTGTTAATTTAGAATTATTAGCAGATGTAGAATTTAAAGGTGAGTTACAAAAAGTAGTAAAAGCAACCTATGATGCTGGTGTTGGATCTGCTCCAGACGACTATTACATTCTGTATATAAACGCAAAAACTAATTTGGTAGATGCCTTTAAATATATAGTGTCTTATCCGGAGTATTTTCCAAATGGAGGACATGCCCCAGAAAAGACAACGGTTGTGCAAGGTACAACGAC contains:
- a CDS encoding cytochrome c oxidase subunit I; its protein translation is MSAHADTHAHDDDHGHHQQTFITKYIFSTDHKMISKQFLITGVFMGVIGILMSIMFRIQIAWPEQPNVLFEALLGKWAPNGVMDADIYLALVTIHGTIMVFFVLTAGLSGTFSNLLIPLQIGARDMASGFLNMVSYWLFFLSSIIMLSSLFVEAGPAAAGWTIYPPLSALPMAQGGSGMGMTLWLVSMAIFIASSLIGSLNYIVTVLNLRTKGMSMTRLPLTIWALFVTAIIGVVSFPVLLSAALLLIMDRSFGTSFFLSDIFIQGEVLHYQGGSPVLFEHLFWFLGHPEVYIVILPAMGLVSEIMAANSRKPIFGYRAMIASILAIAFLSTIVWGHHMFVSGMNPFLGSVFTFTTLLIAIPSAVKAFNWITTIWKGNIQMNTAMLFSIGFVSTFITGGLTGIILGDSALDINVHDTYFVIAHFHLVMGISALYGMFAGIYHWYPKMFGRMMNKNLGYIHFWVTAVCAYGVFFPMHFIGMAGLPRRYYTNSAFPLFDDLADVNVVITVFAIIGATFQIVFLYNFFSSMFIGKKATQNPWKSTTLEWTTPVEHIHGNWPGEIPTVHRWAYDYSNPGHDVDFVPQNVPMKEGEKELHH
- a CDS encoding DNA/RNA non-specific endonuclease — translated: MKKFLTVIGVVFIIGVYAYDQYLKNDDFNTTDTYAPEDDFRNKKENTYYLPTSTTGAIVFHNNYTLSYNEAHEQAEWVAYMLKKSDIVYTKRKRPYFNEDKAVKTKSADWRSYKNSGYDRGHLCPAGDRRKTINSYNETFLTSNISPQDHDFNAGIWNDLEQLVRTWAKSYNDVYVVTGGVLKGNLKTIGKDQVSVPDYFYKIIFKDQGDTSKMIGFIIPNRPNETQALQSYVVSVDYIESQTGIDFFPKLDDALEINLERAASTKGWRFR
- the ruvB gene encoding Holliday junction branch migration DNA helicase RuvB; amino-acid sequence: MNENLNPEKEHFSSEEMDVEKALRPLSFDDFAGQDQVLENLSIFVEAANRRGDALDHTLFHGPPGLGKTTLAHILANELGVGIKVTSGPVLDKPGDLAGLLTNLDERDVLFIDEIHRLSPIVEEYLYSAMEDYKIDIMIESGPNARTVQIHLNPFTLIGATTRSGLLTAPMRARFGISSRLQYYSTELLSTIVQRSSEILNVPMDIDAAIEIAGRSRGTPRIANALLRRVRDFAEIKGNGTIDLAIAKFGLKALNVDAHGLDEMDNKILTTIIDKFKGGPVGITTLATAVSESAETIEEVYEPFLIQQGFIMRTPRGREVTEAAYLHLGRTKGPTQGGLF
- the queG gene encoding tRNA epoxyqueuosine(34) reductase QueG — its product is MLNIKAKNTSLIKTEAKRLGFLSCGISKAEFLELEAPRLERYLNQNFHGEMDYMEHHFDKRLDPTILVEGSKSVISLLLNYYPNKLQQEDTYKLSKYAYGKDYHFVIKEKLKELLHTIESEIGAVNGRAFVDSAPVLDKAWAAKSGLGWIGKHSNLLTQQVGSFYFIAELIIDLELEYDGATTDHCGTCTKCIDACPTDAITEPYVVDGSKCISYFTIELKDQLPESEKGKFEDWMFGCDICQDVCPWNRFSQPHKEPLFNPHPELLEMSKKDWEEITEDIFRKVFQKSAVKRTKFTGLTRNIDFLK